In a single window of the Nicotiana tomentosiformis chromosome 8, ASM39032v3, whole genome shotgun sequence genome:
- the LOC104101472 gene encoding probable xyloglucan endotransglucosylase/hydrolase protein 30, whose protein sequence is MDYRVLSSLSKSLTPFSLLMLLYIFPAAETATATTAKAFNLSTITFEEGYSPLFSDFNIERSPDDTSFRLLLNRFSGSGVISTEYYNYGFFSASIKLPAIYTAGIVVAFYTSNVDTFEKNHDELDIEFLGNVNGQPWRFQTNLYGNGSVSRGREERYRMWFDPSNDFHHYSILWTPKNIIFYVDETPIREVNRNPAMGGDFPSKPMSLYATIWDASSWATNGGKAKVDYKHEPFATEFKDLVLEGCIVDPIEQISSTNCTDRIARLLSQNYSIMTPERRKSMKWFRERYMYYSYCYDNIRYPVPPPECVIVQSERDLFKDSGRLRQKMKFGGSHSHRKHRPGRSSRRRNRAAGGGSSKSGQAAAM, encoded by the exons ATGGATTATCGAGTTCTTTCATCTCTATCAAAATCGTTGACACCCTTCTCTCTCCTTATGTTGTTATATATTTTCCCGGCGGCTGAGACGGCAACGGCGACCACCGCAAAGGCTTTTAACCTCTCCACCATCACATTCGAAGAAGGATATTCCCCTCTTTTTAGTGATTTCAATATCGAACGATCTCCTGATGATACAAGCTTTCGTCTCCTCCTTAATCGTTTCTCTG GGTCTGGTGTAATTTCGACAGAATATTACAATTATGGATTTTTTAGCGCTAGTATTAAGCTGCCAGCCATATATACTGCCGGCATCGTTGTCGCATTTTAT ACGTCAAATGTGGACACATTTGAGAAGAATCATGACGAGTTAGACATCGAGTTTCTGGGGAATGTGAACGGGCAGCCATGGAGATTTCAGACCAACTTgtatggaaatgggagcgtaagCCGTGGGAGAGAAGAGAGGTATAGAATGTGGTTTGATCCTAGCAACGACTTCCATCACTACAGCATTCTTTGGACCCCCAAAAATATCAT ATTCTACGTTGATGAGACACCAATAAGAGAAGTAAATCGTAATCCAGCAATGGGAGGGGACTTTCCATCAAAACCAATGTCCTTATATGCCACAATTTGGGATGCATCTTCTTGGGCTACAAATGGCGGCAAGGCTAAAGTTGACTACAAACATGAACCTTTTGCAACTGAGTTCAAAGACTTGGTTCTTGAAGGCTGTATAGTAGATCCCATTGAGCAAATTTCATCTACAAATTGCACTGATAGAATTGCCAGACTGCTTTCTCAAAACTACTCTATCATGACACCCGAAAGGCGAAAATCAATGAAATGGTTTAGAGAAAGATACATGTATTATTCTTATTGTTATGATAATATTAGGTACCCTGTGCCACCTCCAGAATGTGTTATTGTTCAATCAGAAAGAGACTTATTTAAGGATAGTGGAAGGCTTAGGCAGAAGATGAAGTTTGGTGGCAGCCACAGCCACCGGAAACACCGCCCTGGACGGAGCTCTAGGCGGCGGAATAGGGCTGCTGGTGGTGGTTCATCAAAGTCTGGCCAAGCTGCTGCAATGTAA